Proteins encoded in a region of the Candidatus Nitrospira nitrificans genome:
- a CDS encoding type II toxin-antitoxin system RelE family toxin produces MPYEVVFPSERVERAFQKSLEHVAADYRDAIVTAIRTLATNPKPQGKRTKKLAGRLIVSQFTAEYRLRIGPYRVLYDVDDQQKKVVILKLAKRDEHTYK; encoded by the coding sequence TTGCCCTACGAAGTTGTCTTTCCGAGCGAGCGAGTCGAGCGTGCATTTCAAAAGTCGTTAGAGCATGTTGCCGCCGACTACCGCGACGCTATTGTCACAGCCATTCGAACTCTCGCGACGAATCCGAAGCCTCAGGGCAAACGGACCAAGAAGCTCGCCGGTCGGCTCATCGTGTCGCAATTCACGGCTGAGTACCGCCTCCGCATCGGTCCTTACCGGGTGCTGTACGATGTCGACGATCAACAAAAAAAGGTAGTGATCTTGAAACTTGCCAAGCGGGATGAGCACACGTACAAATGA
- a CDS encoding BTAD domain-containing putative transcriptional regulator, producing the protein MPGRTAALAKLTPPRLYAVTPRERLFTLVKERCRHHPLIWVAGPPGAGKTSLVASYLAAHKQRALWYHVDPGDADLATFFHYLALAAQAAAGRRRLRLPALTPEFMADVPGFTRRFMRELWSKVPLPAVLVLDNYQEVPVGAALHSILPIALAEFPEGAALISISRGEAPEPFVRELVHNGVGHIRWEDLRLTFEETASLARSVSDIDEEALRSLHARANGWVAGTILLLERIKVNESLSMPAPPETKTEVFHYFAKQVFMGMDSRTREVLMRTALLPWVTGPMAEEVSGNPDAARIVRDLYERGLFVDRRADAQVRYQYHDLFREFLLYQGRAHFDAEALQSITHTAAQVAERHGQQDTAVALYAETQSWDDLSRLICEIAEKLLQQGRNQTLQRYISLFPHDEQEQRPWLLYWSGISRLVFDPITARTDLETAYHLFKATGGDVTGLLLTCSGIIEAYYCRADDMAPAIIWGDRLHKILQQHNGFPSSATKVNVLANLQGLIFACPHHQLLEELDQSLDQILNEIEDPAARVGVATTFMNLMLWRGEFPRLRQTLGSLTTRNKGVILSPVYLLTWKAMEAHYAWGTGHPAQATAKLEEALGIAERHGLLVFRTLVRACQACNASVVGDNQGVERFADLLEEENHFNQQFSLGLCSHYRAAASLMRGDFSSALDFALSAVEKISSLCLPYFAGYVHSGMAKVLIGLSEMEKAREHLGTVIDYARVIRSPWMRAECHMTFAHSHLLDGQFDLVNEHLRKGLGIACRHDYLVLDFWWRPKVMADLLTHALEADIEIEYVRSVIRRRNLRAPSAGVKHWPYPVRITTLGKFEVAIDDVSLTTTGKTQRKPLELLKYLCAAGPSGANQELIEEALWPEADGEAADQAFRTTLHRLQKLLRHDDAVQLSDRHVSLDPSLVSLDHVAFERLAHDVDRADTIAIERVLSFYHGHFLQGETASWALPVRERLRAQFLDLTERLGALLEERGQVGDAAQKYLHALEVEPVAEVMCRRVMMTYVRLGRRSEAIGVYQRFSQALHTKLGVPPTPETVSLYYTISKT; encoded by the coding sequence ATGCCGGGCCGGACTGCCGCACTCGCGAAACTTACTCCTCCCAGACTCTATGCAGTAACCCCTCGTGAGCGCCTCTTCACATTGGTCAAAGAACGATGTCGGCACCACCCGTTGATTTGGGTGGCCGGTCCTCCGGGAGCGGGCAAGACTTCCCTCGTCGCCAGTTATCTCGCCGCGCACAAGCAGCGCGCGCTGTGGTATCACGTCGATCCCGGCGATGCCGATCTTGCCACATTTTTTCACTACCTTGCGCTGGCCGCTCAAGCCGCGGCCGGGCGGAGGCGGCTTCGCTTACCGGCACTGACGCCGGAATTCATGGCGGATGTGCCGGGATTCACGAGACGGTTCATGCGCGAGCTGTGGTCGAAGGTTCCCCTGCCGGCGGTGTTGGTTCTCGACAATTATCAAGAGGTACCGGTCGGGGCGGCCCTTCACAGTATACTTCCCATCGCGCTCGCCGAGTTTCCAGAGGGAGCGGCGCTCATTAGCATCAGCCGTGGAGAAGCGCCTGAGCCGTTTGTAAGAGAACTGGTGCACAATGGGGTGGGACACATTCGGTGGGAAGATTTGAGACTCACCTTCGAAGAAACCGCCTCATTAGCAAGGTCTGTATCAGACATCGATGAAGAAGCTCTTCGGTCTCTTCATGCTAGAGCCAACGGTTGGGTGGCCGGCACGATACTGTTGTTGGAACGGATCAAGGTGAATGAAAGCCTAAGCATGCCCGCTCCACCCGAAACAAAGACTGAAGTATTTCACTACTTCGCAAAACAAGTGTTCATGGGCATGGATTCACGCACCAGAGAAGTCTTGATGCGCACGGCGCTTCTCCCGTGGGTGACGGGGCCCATGGCTGAAGAGGTCAGCGGGAATCCCGATGCCGCGCGGATCGTTCGCGATCTGTACGAACGAGGGCTGTTCGTGGATCGGCGCGCCGACGCGCAGGTGCGCTATCAGTACCATGATCTGTTCCGGGAGTTTCTTCTCTATCAAGGCCGCGCGCATTTCGACGCGGAGGCACTGCAAAGTATCACGCACACCGCCGCGCAAGTGGCCGAGCGGCATGGGCAGCAGGATACAGCCGTCGCGCTCTACGCGGAGACACAATCATGGGATGATCTCAGCCGGCTGATCTGCGAGATAGCTGAGAAGTTGCTCCAACAAGGACGAAACCAAACGTTACAGAGATACATATCGCTCTTTCCGCATGACGAGCAGGAACAACGGCCATGGCTACTGTACTGGTCTGGAATCAGCCGATTAGTGTTCGATCCGATCACCGCCCGAACGGATTTAGAAACGGCGTATCACCTCTTTAAAGCTACTGGGGGTGACGTTACTGGATTGCTTCTCACCTGCAGCGGCATTATTGAGGCCTACTATTGTCGCGCGGATGATATGGCCCCTGCTATTATCTGGGGAGACCGGCTTCATAAAATCCTTCAGCAGCATAATGGATTTCCCTCTTCAGCCACTAAGGTAAACGTACTTGCAAATCTTCAAGGACTGATCTTCGCCTGCCCACATCACCAGCTGCTCGAAGAACTGGATCAATCCTTAGACCAAATCCTCAATGAGATAGAAGATCCGGCTGCTCGCGTAGGTGTGGCAACCACATTCATGAACCTGATGCTCTGGAGAGGAGAATTCCCTCGCCTGCGCCAAACTCTGGGTAGCTTAACCACACGGAATAAGGGTGTCATTCTTTCGCCTGTATATCTCTTAACCTGGAAGGCAATGGAAGCACATTACGCATGGGGCACCGGCCATCCTGCACAGGCGACGGCAAAGCTAGAGGAGGCGCTTGGGATCGCAGAAAGGCACGGGCTCCTGGTGTTCAGGACGTTAGTGAGAGCCTGTCAGGCATGTAATGCATCGGTCGTCGGAGACAATCAAGGGGTGGAAAGATTCGCTGACCTATTGGAAGAGGAAAATCATTTCAACCAACAATTCTCCCTTGGGCTGTGTAGTCACTACCGGGCGGCGGCATCACTCATGAGAGGAGATTTTTCTTCAGCTCTCGACTTTGCCTTATCAGCAGTCGAAAAAATCAGTTCCCTCTGTCTGCCTTACTTTGCTGGTTATGTCCATAGTGGAATGGCAAAGGTATTGATTGGATTGAGTGAAATGGAGAAGGCCCGCGAGCATTTGGGGACGGTAATTGACTATGCTCGAGTGATACGCAGTCCTTGGATGAGAGCAGAATGTCATATGACGTTCGCACACTCCCATCTGCTAGATGGTCAATTTGATCTGGTTAATGAACATCTTCGAAAAGGGCTGGGAATTGCTTGTCGTCACGACTACCTCGTATTGGACTTTTGGTGGCGACCAAAGGTGATGGCCGATCTTTTGACTCATGCACTGGAGGCGGATATCGAGATCGAGTACGTCCGCAGCGTGATCCGTCGCCGTAACCTGCGCGCTCCTTCTGCTGGAGTGAAACACTGGCCTTACCCGGTAAGGATTACCACCTTGGGGAAATTCGAAGTGGCGATTGATGACGTTTCGCTGACCACCACCGGGAAGACTCAACGCAAGCCCCTCGAACTCTTAAAGTACCTCTGTGCAGCTGGACCATCAGGAGCGAATCAAGAACTCATTGAAGAAGCCTTGTGGCCAGAGGCCGATGGCGAAGCGGCCGACCAGGCCTTTCGGACGACGCTGCACCGCCTCCAAAAACTCCTGCGTCATGATGACGCGGTGCAACTTTCCGATCGGCACGTCTCGCTCGATCCATCGCTGGTGTCGCTGGATCACGTGGCATTTGAACGTTTAGCCCATGACGTTGATCGCGCAGACACCATCGCCATTGAGCGCGTGCTCAGCTTCTATCATGGACATTTCCTGCAAGGCGAGACTGCTTCCTGGGCTTTGCCAGTTCGAGAACGATTGCGCGCACAGTTCCTCGATCTCACCGAACGGCTGGGCGCACTCTTGGAAGAGCGCGGTCAAGTTGGCGACGCGGCGCAAAAGTATTTGCATGCGCTTGAGGTGGAGCCGGTTGCGGAAGTGATGTGCCGGCGGGTGATGATGACCTATGTGCGGCTAGGACGTCGATCGGAGGCCATCGGCGTGTATCAGCGATTCAGCCAAGCACTCCATACCAAACTCGGCGTCCCGCCGACTCCGGAAACCGTGTCGCTGTATTACACCATTAGTAAAACCTAG
- a CDS encoding IS5 family transposase: MQQSTFAEVTFEQYRKPTRREQFLDEMNRVVPWAELVAVIEPVYPKADGPGRPPVGIERMLRLHCLQQWFNLSDPAVEEALYDSRAMRQFVGIDLGREPVPDETTICKFRHLLEAHQLGEQLFAQIGAYLTKQGLQVSRGTIVDATIISAPSSTKNRTKERDPEMHQTKKGNQWYFGMKAHIGVDSQTKLIHSVAATAANVHDSQMLPELLHGQETRVWGDAAYSGQREVIRQHAPKAKSFIQAKAYRYRPLSEEERARNRTKSKVRAKVEHTFLVIKRIFGWAKVRYRGLAKNTHWLHISCGLANLYVARRRLMAGT, translated from the coding sequence ATGCAGCAATCGACGTTTGCCGAGGTCACGTTTGAGCAATATCGCAAGCCCACCCGCCGTGAGCAGTTCCTCGACGAGATGAATCGCGTGGTGCCATGGGCGGAATTAGTGGCCGTGATCGAGCCGGTTTATCCCAAGGCCGATGGGCCGGGGCGTCCACCGGTCGGGATCGAACGCATGCTGCGCCTCCATTGCCTGCAACAGTGGTTTAACCTGTCGGACCCAGCTGTGGAAGAAGCGCTGTATGACTCACGGGCCATGCGACAGTTCGTCGGGATTGATCTGGGCCGTGAGCCCGTACCCGATGAGACGACGATCTGCAAGTTTCGCCACCTCCTGGAAGCCCACCAGTTGGGTGAGCAGCTCTTTGCACAGATCGGTGCGTATCTGACGAAGCAAGGGCTCCAGGTGAGCCGCGGCACCATCGTCGATGCGACCATCATCAGTGCGCCCAGTTCGACGAAGAACCGGACAAAGGAGCGGGATCCCGAGATGCATCAGACCAAGAAGGGCAATCAGTGGTATTTCGGTATGAAGGCCCATATCGGCGTGGACAGCCAGACGAAACTGATTCATTCGGTCGCGGCGACCGCTGCCAATGTGCATGACAGTCAGATGTTACCGGAGTTGCTGCATGGCCAGGAGACTCGGGTGTGGGGCGATGCCGCCTACAGTGGGCAACGCGAGGTGATCCGGCAGCATGCGCCTAAGGCCAAGAGTTTCATCCAGGCGAAAGCATACCGCTATCGACCGCTGAGTGAGGAGGAGCGGGCCAGGAACCGGACGAAATCGAAAGTGCGGGCCAAAGTGGAGCATACGTTCTTGGTGATCAAGCGCATCTTCGGCTGGGCCAAAGTCCGCTATCGCGGGTTGGCGAAGAATACCCATTGGCTGCATATCAGCTGCGGGTTGGCGAATCTGTACGTAGCGCGACGGCGGCTCATGGCGGGGACGTAG
- a CDS encoding type II toxin-antitoxin system Phd/YefM family antitoxin codes for MGASNLLRNARPVNVREAQAQLSKLIRSKSPSLVVSHGKPVSFLVPYEDMLDLVETLDELKDKKLLGEIERARAEHAQGKQVPAERLFKKMGL; via the coding sequence ATGGGCGCGAGTAACTTGCTTCGAAATGCCAGGCCGGTCAATGTGCGGGAGGCACAGGCGCAACTTTCCAAACTCATCCGTTCAAAGTCTCCCTCCCTGGTGGTGTCCCATGGAAAACCCGTCTCATTCCTTGTGCCCTACGAAGACATGTTGGACTTGGTCGAAACCCTTGATGAGCTGAAGGACAAGAAGCTCCTCGGCGAAATTGAACGGGCGCGCGCCGAGCACGCCCAAGGCAAACAGGTTCCTGCCGAACGTCTCTTCAAAAAGATGGGGCTATAG